One window of the Cryptomeria japonica chromosome 7, Sugi_1.0, whole genome shotgun sequence genome contains the following:
- the LOC131071201 gene encoding uncharacterized protein LOC131071201, whose amino-acid sequence MGNSLRCCIACMLPCGALDVVRVVHVNGHVEEFSKTVKAGEVMKAHPKHVIRKSSCQGIVHRIIVLPPDAELQRGNIYFLIPTSCLQNYKDKDAKISGNSHKKSGSSPNPASKRPSGRRSRREQSASAVAPDGSQTAEPSIRIKQCGDVTKLVISEQYLADVLSEKAQRSGRHSRKNSRVGVWRPHLESISEVASL is encoded by the coding sequence ATGGGAAACTCCCTGAGGTGCTGCATTGCTTGTATGCTTCCTTGTGGTGCTCTTGATGTTGTGAGGGTTGTTCATGTGAATGGACATGTGGAGGAATTCAGCAAGACTGTGAAGGCAGGGGAGGTGATGAAGGCTCATCCCAAGCATGTCATCAGAAAGTCAAGCTGCCAAGGAATAGTTCACAGGATTATTGTCCTGCCTCCTGATGCAGAGCTCCAGAGAGGGAATATCTATTTCCTCATACCCACTTCTTGCCTGCAGAACTACAAGGACAAGGATGCCAAGATCAGTGGCAACAGTCACAAGAAGTCTGGTTCTTCTCCCAACCCTGCAAGCAAAAGGCCTTCAGGAAGGAGGAGCAGGAGGGAGCAATCTGCCTCTGCTGTAGCCCCTGATGGGTCTCAAACTGCAGAGCCCTCAATCAGAATTAAGCAATGTGGTGATGTGACCAAATTGGTAATCTCAGAACAGTACTTGGCAGATGTGTTGTCTGAGAAGGCCCAGAGGTCAGGGAGGCACAGCAGGAAGAACAGCAGAGTAGGTGTGTGGAGACCCCATTTGGAGAGTATTTCTGAGGTTGCTTCTCTCTGA